The nucleotide window CTTGCTAGCTGGCACGTTCCAATCAAAGACGTAGTCCATCGTTTCGCGGGGGCTCATGGAGTCTAAAACGGACTGGAGAAGGGCGTGGCACATGTCGTACTGCGGGGTCTCCGCAAACTCCATGTTTCGGGAGTAGAAGAGAAGGTGCTCAAAAACCTGAGGGCACTTGGCGCAAATATGGCTATAGCTCAAATCAGCCTTGATCTGACCGATCTTGCGCTCCTTGGCCGACAGGTCCTTGATGTTGAGGCCCGACCACGGCAGGCGACCACGATACATGTAAATCATGATGTACACTAGCTGCTCCAGGTCGTCACGGCGGCTCTGCGAGTATCCCTGATGCGTCCGCAGCGAAGCGAAGCGCGAGGTACCCAGGAAGTACCGACCAGTGAACATGTCACGGTGCTTGCCATCGGAGCCGATGAATTTGGAGCTTAGACCAAAGTCAATCATGAAGATGCGATTCGAGAATGAGCCTTTGCCCACAAGGAAGTTGTCTGTCTTCAGGTCACGGTGCACGTAGCCCACAGAGTGGATGTACTCGAGACGCGACAGGATCTGGCCCGC belongs to Leishmania donovani BPK282A1 complete genome, chromosome 4 and includes:
- a CDS encoding protein kinase, putative codes for the protein MPETSSEVAPAIKSIFQGRFFLTKLLGKGGFGEVYAAVQTSNNEMVAVKMEKNNGRNSFLFHEARVMQDIQKTPTKDGISGIATLKYFGQEGDYRMLIMSMHGASLEDFHERLGRFSLKTTVMLAGQILSRLEYIHSVGYVHRDLKTDNFLVGKGSFSNRIFMIDFGLSSKFIGSDGKHRDMFTGRYFLGTSRFASLRTHQGYSQSRRDDLEQLVYIMIYMYRGRLPWSGLNIKDLSAKERKIGQIKADLSYSHICAKCPQVFEHLLFYSRNMEFAETPQYDMCHALLQSVLDSMSPRETMDYVFDWNVPASKPARQSLSPRDEIAPANANAANQPNMLSGADGKGMFSGFGSSNPPENIFSIGGHGA